One region of Oryzias latipes chromosome 6, ASM223467v1 genomic DNA includes:
- the bet1l gene encoding BET1-like protein, with protein sequence MASWDRDHDSVDDMLDAKNKRLAENLATKVSRLKSLAYDIDREVDDQNDYLDGMDSNMMSATGLLTGSVKRFSTMVRSGRDNRRLLCYVSLGLVLIFFMLYYLVSRIQR encoded by the exons ATGGCGAGCTGGGACAGAG ATCATGACTCAGTGGATGACATGCTGgatgctaaaaacaaacgtttgGCTGAGAACCTGGCCACCAAAGTCTCCAGACTGAAATCT CTGGCGTATGACATCGACAGAGAGGTTGATGATCAGAACGACTACCTGGACGGCATG GACTCAAATATGATGAGTGCAACAGGGCTGCTGACCGGAAGCGTGAAGCGTTTCTCCACAATGGTTCGATCCGGCAGAGACAACCGCCGCCTCCTCTGCTACGTTTCCTTGGGGCTGGTTCTCATCTTCTTCATGCTCTACTACCTGGTTTCCAGGATCCAGCGGTGA
- the deaf1 gene encoding deformed epidermal autoregulatory factor 1 homolog isoform X1 gives MEEADSATKAFGLVEPPIIGPPVEGVGSETESEAEVATMAVMPEPGNIDIGAESMPNSDEASYSEVTADHADVQTTEDSVFTTTVAASAALSEHMLNNRTTLQLGEGLSAQKATLIVVHTDGSIVEAAGLKSAASITAGPQTPTTPLTPPQDKDSCSKYNWDPSVYNNELPVRCRNTSGVLHKLRLGSGGKGRCIKHNQQWFTPTEFEALSGRASSKDWKRSIRYAGRPLLCLIQERILNPHAASCTCLACCDDLTPSLKEENPLAAENISMTGPVRLFVPYKRRKKDSDLPVIPTKKELPSLKNITLSPAATFTVSPSGQFTASETLTFDRAPTGDAAAIISDGSAQGEVYGGTAVLTALPALSMTPQPIQAKVAVSTAAASPSETLVTGLDVAPAGASEPAGGDGQKHTWLYLEELANTLLANVQQLKALIEQAKSASGEAADLKGQEVRKEPHQNQISFQQPEDSEAKRNSDITEIIINQMCVNCGRVAMNECTGCHKVNYCSTFCQRKDWKDHQHSCCQPAGGLAGQEEEPGSAMEMDKVK, from the exons ATGGAGGAGGCAGACTCGGCGACGAAGGCTTTCGGGCTGGTTGAACCGCCCATCATCGGGCCGCCGGTGGAGGGAGTGGGCTCCGAAACGGAGTCGGAGGCCGAAGTCGCAACGATGGCTGTGATGCCCGAACCGGGAAACATCGACATCGGAGCCGAGTCCATGCCGAACTCAGACGAGGCTTCGTACTCAG AGGTGACAGCGGATCATGCAGATGTTCAGACCACAGAGGACAGTGTTTTCACCACTACAGTGGCAGCATCAGCAGCCCTGTCTGAGCACATGCTG AACAACAGGACCACTCTCCAGCTGGGTGAAGGTCTCAGCGCTCAGAAGGCGACTCTGATTGTGGTTcacactgacggcagcatcgtAGAAGCTGCTGGACTGAAGTCTGCTGCCAGCATCACAGCAG GCCCTCAGACTCCAACGACCCCCCTGACTCCACCCCAGGACAAGGACTCCTGCTCCAAGTACAACTGGGACCCTTCGGTGTACAACAACGAGCTGCCGGTCCGCTGCAGGAACACCAGCGGGGTTCTGCACAAGCTTCGCCTGGGATCAG gTGGCAAAGGTCGCTGCATTAAACACAACCAGCAGTGGTTCACTCCTACAGAGTTTGAGGCTCTGTCAGGCAGAGCGAGCAGCAAAGACTGGAAGAGAAGCATCAGATACGCCGGCAGACCTCTGCTGTGTCTCATACAG GAGAGGATCCTTAACCCTCACGCTGCCTCCTGTACCTGTTTAGCCTGTTGTGATGATCTTACACCG TCCTTGAAGGAGGAAAATCCCCTGGCAGCAGAAAACATCAGCATG ACTGGTCCAGTTCGCCTTTTTGTTCCATACAAGAGACGTAAGAAAGACTCAGATCTTCCAGTCATCCCCACAAAAAAGGAGCTTCCATCCTTAAAGAACATCACATTGAGCCCTGCAGCTACAT TCACGGTGTCTCCATCTGGACAGTTCACCGCCTCAGAAACCCTGACGTTTGACCGAGCTCCAACGGGCGACGCCGCCGCCATCATCTCGGACGGTTCGGCTCAGGGCGAGGTTTATGGTGGCACTGCAG TGCTGACAGCATTGCCTGCGTTGTCCATGACTCCTCAGCCCATTCAAGCCAAAGTGGCCGTGTCAACAGCGGCGGCGTCTCCATCGGAAACACTGGTTACAGGGCTGGACGTGGCGCCCGCTGGGGCTTCAGAGCCCGCCGGGGGGGATGGGCAGAAGCACACGTGGCTGTATCTGGAGGAGCTGGCCAACACGCTGCTCGCCAACGTTCAGCAGCTGAAGGCTCTGATCGAACAGGCCAAGAGCGCGTCAGGAGAGGCCGCAGACCTCAAGGGTCAGGAGGTCAGGAAGGAG CCTCACCAGAACCAGATCTCATTTCAGCAGCCAGAGGACTCGGAGGCCAAGAGGAATTCTGACATCACAGAGATAATCATCAAC CAGATGTGTGTGAACTGTGGTCGGGTGGCAATGAACGAGTGCACAGGCTGTCACAAAGTCAACTACTGCTCCACCTTCTGCCAAAGAAAG GACTGGAAAGATCATCAGCACTCCTGCTGTCAGCCAGCAGGGGGCCTCGCTGgccaggaggaggagccagGCTCAGCCATGGAGATGGACAAAGTGAAGTGA
- the deaf1 gene encoding deformed epidermal autoregulatory factor 1 homolog isoform X3, producing MEEADSATKAFGLVEPPIIGPPVEGVGSETESEAEVATMAVMPEPGNIDIGAESMPNSDEASYSEVTADHADVQTTEDSVFTTTVAASAALSEHMLNNRTTLQLGEGLSAQKATLIVVHTDGSIVEAAGLKSAASITAGPQTPTTPLTPPQDKDSCSKYNWDPSVYNNELPVRCRNTSGVLHKLRLGSGGKGRCIKHNQQWFTPTEFEALSGRASSKDWKRSIRYAGRPLLCLIQERILNPHAASCTCLACCDDLTPSLKEENPLAAENISMTGPVRLFVPYKRRKKDSDLPVIPTKKELPSLKNITLSPAATFTVSPSGQFTASETLTFDRAPTGDAAAIISDGSAQGEVYGGTAVLTALPALSMTPQPIQAKVAVSTAAASPSETLVTGLDVAPAGASEPAGGDGQKHTWLYLEELANTLLANVQQLKALIEQAKSASGEAADLKGQEVRKEPHQNQISFQQPEDSEAKRNSDITEIIINDWKDHQHSCCQPAGGLAGQEEEPGSAMEMDKVK from the exons ATGGAGGAGGCAGACTCGGCGACGAAGGCTTTCGGGCTGGTTGAACCGCCCATCATCGGGCCGCCGGTGGAGGGAGTGGGCTCCGAAACGGAGTCGGAGGCCGAAGTCGCAACGATGGCTGTGATGCCCGAACCGGGAAACATCGACATCGGAGCCGAGTCCATGCCGAACTCAGACGAGGCTTCGTACTCAG AGGTGACAGCGGATCATGCAGATGTTCAGACCACAGAGGACAGTGTTTTCACCACTACAGTGGCAGCATCAGCAGCCCTGTCTGAGCACATGCTG AACAACAGGACCACTCTCCAGCTGGGTGAAGGTCTCAGCGCTCAGAAGGCGACTCTGATTGTGGTTcacactgacggcagcatcgtAGAAGCTGCTGGACTGAAGTCTGCTGCCAGCATCACAGCAG GCCCTCAGACTCCAACGACCCCCCTGACTCCACCCCAGGACAAGGACTCCTGCTCCAAGTACAACTGGGACCCTTCGGTGTACAACAACGAGCTGCCGGTCCGCTGCAGGAACACCAGCGGGGTTCTGCACAAGCTTCGCCTGGGATCAG gTGGCAAAGGTCGCTGCATTAAACACAACCAGCAGTGGTTCACTCCTACAGAGTTTGAGGCTCTGTCAGGCAGAGCGAGCAGCAAAGACTGGAAGAGAAGCATCAGATACGCCGGCAGACCTCTGCTGTGTCTCATACAG GAGAGGATCCTTAACCCTCACGCTGCCTCCTGTACCTGTTTAGCCTGTTGTGATGATCTTACACCG TCCTTGAAGGAGGAAAATCCCCTGGCAGCAGAAAACATCAGCATG ACTGGTCCAGTTCGCCTTTTTGTTCCATACAAGAGACGTAAGAAAGACTCAGATCTTCCAGTCATCCCCACAAAAAAGGAGCTTCCATCCTTAAAGAACATCACATTGAGCCCTGCAGCTACAT TCACGGTGTCTCCATCTGGACAGTTCACCGCCTCAGAAACCCTGACGTTTGACCGAGCTCCAACGGGCGACGCCGCCGCCATCATCTCGGACGGTTCGGCTCAGGGCGAGGTTTATGGTGGCACTGCAG TGCTGACAGCATTGCCTGCGTTGTCCATGACTCCTCAGCCCATTCAAGCCAAAGTGGCCGTGTCAACAGCGGCGGCGTCTCCATCGGAAACACTGGTTACAGGGCTGGACGTGGCGCCCGCTGGGGCTTCAGAGCCCGCCGGGGGGGATGGGCAGAAGCACACGTGGCTGTATCTGGAGGAGCTGGCCAACACGCTGCTCGCCAACGTTCAGCAGCTGAAGGCTCTGATCGAACAGGCCAAGAGCGCGTCAGGAGAGGCCGCAGACCTCAAGGGTCAGGAGGTCAGGAAGGAG CCTCACCAGAACCAGATCTCATTTCAGCAGCCAGAGGACTCGGAGGCCAAGAGGAATTCTGACATCACAGAGATAATCATCAAC GACTGGAAAGATCATCAGCACTCCTGCTGTCAGCCAGCAGGGGGCCTCGCTGgccaggaggaggagccagGCTCAGCCATGGAGATGGACAAAGTGAAGTGA
- the deaf1 gene encoding deformed epidermal autoregulatory factor 1 homolog isoform X2, with amino-acid sequence MEEADSATKAFGLVEPPIIGPPVEGVGSETESEAEVATMAVMPEPGNIDIGAESMPNSDEASYSEVTADHADVQTTEDSVFTTTVAASAALSEHMLNNRTTLQLGEGLSAQKATLIVVHTDGSIVEAAGLKSAASITAGPQTPTTPLTPPQDKDSCSKYNWDPSVYNNELPVRCRNTSGVLHKLRLGSGGKGRCIKHNQQWFTPTEFEALSGRASSKDWKRSIRYAGRPLLCLIQERILNPHAASCTCLACCDDLTPSLKEENPLAAENISMTGPVRLFVPYKRRKKDSDLPVIPTKKELPSLKNITLSPAATFTVSPSGQFTASETLTFDRAPTGDAAAIISDGSAQGEVYGGTAVLTALPALSMTPQPIQAKVAVSTAAASPSETLVTGLDVAPAGASEPAGGDGQKHTWLYLEELANTLLANVQQLKALIEQAKSASGEAADLKGQEVRKEPHQNQISFQQPEDSEAKRNSDITEIIINMCVNCGRVAMNECTGCHKVNYCSTFCQRKDWKDHQHSCCQPAGGLAGQEEEPGSAMEMDKVK; translated from the exons ATGGAGGAGGCAGACTCGGCGACGAAGGCTTTCGGGCTGGTTGAACCGCCCATCATCGGGCCGCCGGTGGAGGGAGTGGGCTCCGAAACGGAGTCGGAGGCCGAAGTCGCAACGATGGCTGTGATGCCCGAACCGGGAAACATCGACATCGGAGCCGAGTCCATGCCGAACTCAGACGAGGCTTCGTACTCAG AGGTGACAGCGGATCATGCAGATGTTCAGACCACAGAGGACAGTGTTTTCACCACTACAGTGGCAGCATCAGCAGCCCTGTCTGAGCACATGCTG AACAACAGGACCACTCTCCAGCTGGGTGAAGGTCTCAGCGCTCAGAAGGCGACTCTGATTGTGGTTcacactgacggcagcatcgtAGAAGCTGCTGGACTGAAGTCTGCTGCCAGCATCACAGCAG GCCCTCAGACTCCAACGACCCCCCTGACTCCACCCCAGGACAAGGACTCCTGCTCCAAGTACAACTGGGACCCTTCGGTGTACAACAACGAGCTGCCGGTCCGCTGCAGGAACACCAGCGGGGTTCTGCACAAGCTTCGCCTGGGATCAG gTGGCAAAGGTCGCTGCATTAAACACAACCAGCAGTGGTTCACTCCTACAGAGTTTGAGGCTCTGTCAGGCAGAGCGAGCAGCAAAGACTGGAAGAGAAGCATCAGATACGCCGGCAGACCTCTGCTGTGTCTCATACAG GAGAGGATCCTTAACCCTCACGCTGCCTCCTGTACCTGTTTAGCCTGTTGTGATGATCTTACACCG TCCTTGAAGGAGGAAAATCCCCTGGCAGCAGAAAACATCAGCATG ACTGGTCCAGTTCGCCTTTTTGTTCCATACAAGAGACGTAAGAAAGACTCAGATCTTCCAGTCATCCCCACAAAAAAGGAGCTTCCATCCTTAAAGAACATCACATTGAGCCCTGCAGCTACAT TCACGGTGTCTCCATCTGGACAGTTCACCGCCTCAGAAACCCTGACGTTTGACCGAGCTCCAACGGGCGACGCCGCCGCCATCATCTCGGACGGTTCGGCTCAGGGCGAGGTTTATGGTGGCACTGCAG TGCTGACAGCATTGCCTGCGTTGTCCATGACTCCTCAGCCCATTCAAGCCAAAGTGGCCGTGTCAACAGCGGCGGCGTCTCCATCGGAAACACTGGTTACAGGGCTGGACGTGGCGCCCGCTGGGGCTTCAGAGCCCGCCGGGGGGGATGGGCAGAAGCACACGTGGCTGTATCTGGAGGAGCTGGCCAACACGCTGCTCGCCAACGTTCAGCAGCTGAAGGCTCTGATCGAACAGGCCAAGAGCGCGTCAGGAGAGGCCGCAGACCTCAAGGGTCAGGAGGTCAGGAAGGAG CCTCACCAGAACCAGATCTCATTTCAGCAGCCAGAGGACTCGGAGGCCAAGAGGAATTCTGACATCACAGAGATAATCATCAAC ATGTGTGTGAACTGTGGTCGGGTGGCAATGAACGAGTGCACAGGCTGTCACAAAGTCAACTACTGCTCCACCTTCTGCCAAAGAAAG GACTGGAAAGATCATCAGCACTCCTGCTGTCAGCCAGCAGGGGGCCTCGCTGgccaggaggaggagccagGCTCAGCCATGGAGATGGACAAAGTGAAGTGA
- the deaf1 gene encoding deformed epidermal autoregulatory factor 1 homolog isoform X4 produces MENSEPLLLSSSAVADISLSLYAIQGRDLEVTADHADVQTTEDSVFTTTVAASAALSEHMLNNRTTLQLGEGLSAQKATLIVVHTDGSIVEAAGLKSAASITAGPQTPTTPLTPPQDKDSCSKYNWDPSVYNNELPVRCRNTSGVLHKLRLGSGGKGRCIKHNQQWFTPTEFEALSGRASSKDWKRSIRYAGRPLLCLIQERILNPHAASCTCLACCDDLTPSLKEENPLAAENISMTGPVRLFVPYKRRKKDSDLPVIPTKKELPSLKNITLSPAATFTVSPSGQFTASETLTFDRAPTGDAAAIISDGSAQGEVYGGTAVLTALPALSMTPQPIQAKVAVSTAAASPSETLVTGLDVAPAGASEPAGGDGQKHTWLYLEELANTLLANVQQLKALIEQAKSASGEAADLKGQEVRKEPHQNQISFQQPEDSEAKRNSDITEIIINQMCVNCGRVAMNECTGCHKVNYCSTFCQRKDWKDHQHSCCQPAGGLAGQEEEPGSAMEMDKVK; encoded by the exons ATGGAGAATTCAGAGCCTTTGTTGTTGTCATCGTCAGCGGTGGCAGACATTAGTCTGAGTCTGTATGCGATACAGGGGAGAGATTTAG AGGTGACAGCGGATCATGCAGATGTTCAGACCACAGAGGACAGTGTTTTCACCACTACAGTGGCAGCATCAGCAGCCCTGTCTGAGCACATGCTG AACAACAGGACCACTCTCCAGCTGGGTGAAGGTCTCAGCGCTCAGAAGGCGACTCTGATTGTGGTTcacactgacggcagcatcgtAGAAGCTGCTGGACTGAAGTCTGCTGCCAGCATCACAGCAG GCCCTCAGACTCCAACGACCCCCCTGACTCCACCCCAGGACAAGGACTCCTGCTCCAAGTACAACTGGGACCCTTCGGTGTACAACAACGAGCTGCCGGTCCGCTGCAGGAACACCAGCGGGGTTCTGCACAAGCTTCGCCTGGGATCAG gTGGCAAAGGTCGCTGCATTAAACACAACCAGCAGTGGTTCACTCCTACAGAGTTTGAGGCTCTGTCAGGCAGAGCGAGCAGCAAAGACTGGAAGAGAAGCATCAGATACGCCGGCAGACCTCTGCTGTGTCTCATACAG GAGAGGATCCTTAACCCTCACGCTGCCTCCTGTACCTGTTTAGCCTGTTGTGATGATCTTACACCG TCCTTGAAGGAGGAAAATCCCCTGGCAGCAGAAAACATCAGCATG ACTGGTCCAGTTCGCCTTTTTGTTCCATACAAGAGACGTAAGAAAGACTCAGATCTTCCAGTCATCCCCACAAAAAAGGAGCTTCCATCCTTAAAGAACATCACATTGAGCCCTGCAGCTACAT TCACGGTGTCTCCATCTGGACAGTTCACCGCCTCAGAAACCCTGACGTTTGACCGAGCTCCAACGGGCGACGCCGCCGCCATCATCTCGGACGGTTCGGCTCAGGGCGAGGTTTATGGTGGCACTGCAG TGCTGACAGCATTGCCTGCGTTGTCCATGACTCCTCAGCCCATTCAAGCCAAAGTGGCCGTGTCAACAGCGGCGGCGTCTCCATCGGAAACACTGGTTACAGGGCTGGACGTGGCGCCCGCTGGGGCTTCAGAGCCCGCCGGGGGGGATGGGCAGAAGCACACGTGGCTGTATCTGGAGGAGCTGGCCAACACGCTGCTCGCCAACGTTCAGCAGCTGAAGGCTCTGATCGAACAGGCCAAGAGCGCGTCAGGAGAGGCCGCAGACCTCAAGGGTCAGGAGGTCAGGAAGGAG CCTCACCAGAACCAGATCTCATTTCAGCAGCCAGAGGACTCGGAGGCCAAGAGGAATTCTGACATCACAGAGATAATCATCAAC CAGATGTGTGTGAACTGTGGTCGGGTGGCAATGAACGAGTGCACAGGCTGTCACAAAGTCAACTACTGCTCCACCTTCTGCCAAAGAAAG GACTGGAAAGATCATCAGCACTCCTGCTGTCAGCCAGCAGGGGGCCTCGCTGgccaggaggaggagccagGCTCAGCCATGGAGATGGACAAAGTGAAGTGA